A DNA window from Mesorhizobium sp. C432A contains the following coding sequences:
- a CDS encoding DUF2849 domain-containing protein yields MKILTANRLSDGIAVWYADGGWAETVDHADLAHDQAAEDRLEAIGAKANANNQVVDVNLIDVEVINGVVVPVRLREKIRAAGPTIREDLGKQAARAA; encoded by the coding sequence ATGAAGATACTGACCGCAAACCGCCTCTCCGACGGCATCGCCGTCTGGTACGCCGATGGCGGCTGGGCCGAGACGGTCGACCATGCCGACCTTGCCCATGACCAAGCGGCAGAGGACAGGCTGGAAGCAATCGGCGCCAAGGCCAACGCCAACAATCAGGTTGTCGACGTCAATCTGATCGACGTTGAAGTCATCAATGGCGTCGTCGTGCCGGTACGCTTGCGCGAAAAGATCCGCGCCGCCGGCCCGACCATCCGGGAAGATCTGGGCAAGCAGGCTGCGCGGGCAGCGTAA
- a CDS encoding nitrite/sulfite reductase, which translates to MYRYDEFDHDFVQARVAEFSDQVERRLSGEITEDQFRPLRLMNGVYLQLHAYMLRIAVPYGTLNSAQLRMLGHIARKYDKGYGHFTTRQNIQFNWPALSDIPAILADLASVEMHAIQTSGNCIRNVTADHFAGAAADEVADPRPYAEILRQWSSVHPEFSFLPRKFKIAVTGAERDRAAIQTHDIGLHLKKDATGELGFAVYVGGGQGRTPMVARKIRDFLPEADLLSYCTAILRVYNLYGRRDNKYKARIKILVHETGVEEITRQVEAEWQELKDAELKLPEADIRAIDAYFAPPALTARPEGDAAIKLARLDSKSFSDWLDQNVVTHRHPDYAAVTISLKGIGEVPGDATDSQMEAVADIAEKYAFDELRVSHEQNLILPHVARADLKAVYDALVDIGLATANSNLISDIIACPGLDYCALATARSIPIAQEISLRFASLERQREIGELKLKISGCINACGHHHVGHIGILGVEKKGSELYQVTLGGSADENTSVGEIIGRGFSSEEITDAIEQIVDTYLGLRLGPSERFIDAYRRVGPAPFKEALYAGETKAA; encoded by the coding sequence ATGTACCGCTACGATGAGTTCGACCACGATTTTGTCCAGGCCCGCGTCGCCGAGTTCAGCGACCAGGTCGAACGCCGGCTGTCCGGCGAGATCACCGAGGATCAGTTCCGGCCGCTGCGGCTGATGAACGGCGTCTACCTGCAGCTGCACGCCTACATGCTGCGCATCGCGGTGCCCTATGGCACGCTGAACAGCGCCCAGTTGCGCATGCTCGGCCACATCGCGCGCAAATACGACAAGGGCTACGGCCATTTCACCACGCGCCAGAACATCCAGTTCAACTGGCCGGCGCTGTCCGACATTCCGGCGATCCTGGCCGATCTCGCCAGCGTCGAGATGCATGCCATCCAGACCAGCGGCAATTGCATCCGCAACGTCACCGCCGATCATTTTGCCGGCGCCGCCGCCGACGAGGTCGCTGATCCGCGCCCCTATGCCGAGATCCTGCGGCAATGGTCGTCTGTGCATCCGGAATTCTCGTTCCTGCCGCGCAAGTTCAAGATCGCGGTGACCGGGGCCGAGCGCGACCGCGCCGCCATCCAGACGCATGATATCGGTCTGCATCTGAAGAAGGACGCCACCGGCGAGCTCGGCTTTGCCGTCTATGTCGGTGGCGGCCAGGGCCGCACGCCGATGGTGGCGCGCAAGATCCGCGACTTCCTGCCGGAAGCCGACCTGCTGTCCTACTGCACCGCGATCCTGCGCGTGTACAACCTCTATGGCCGCCGCGACAACAAGTACAAGGCGCGCATCAAGATCCTCGTCCACGAGACCGGCGTCGAGGAAATCACCCGCCAGGTCGAGGCCGAATGGCAGGAGCTGAAGGACGCCGAGCTGAAGCTGCCGGAAGCCGACATCCGTGCCATCGACGCCTATTTCGCGCCGCCGGCACTGACCGCCCGGCCGGAAGGCGACGCGGCGATCAAGCTGGCGCGGCTCGATTCCAAAAGCTTCTCGGATTGGCTCGACCAGAATGTCGTGACGCATCGCCATCCCGACTATGCCGCGGTGACGATCTCGCTGAAAGGCATCGGCGAGGTGCCGGGCGATGCCACCGACAGCCAGATGGAAGCGGTCGCCGACATCGCCGAGAAATACGCGTTCGACGAACTGCGCGTCAGCCATGAGCAGAACCTGATCCTGCCGCATGTGGCGCGCGCCGATCTCAAGGCTGTCTATGATGCGCTGGTCGATATTGGTCTGGCGACGGCCAATTCCAACCTGATCAGCGATATCATCGCGTGCCCTGGCCTCGACTATTGCGCGCTGGCGACGGCGCGCTCGATCCCGATCGCGCAGGAGATTTCGCTTCGCTTCGCCTCGCTCGAGCGGCAGCGTGAGATCGGCGAATTGAAGCTCAAGATTTCCGGCTGCATCAATGCCTGCGGCCACCACCATGTCGGCCATATCGGTATCCTCGGCGTCGAGAAGAAGGGCTCCGAGCTCTACCAGGTGACGCTTGGCGGATCGGCCGACGAGAACACCTCGGTTGGCGAAATCATCGGCCGCGGCTTCTCTTCGGAAGAGATCACCGACGCCATCGAGCAGATCGTCGACACCTATCTCGGCCTTCGGCTCGGTCCCAGTGAACGTTTTATCGACGCCTACCGCCGTGTCGGTCCCGCGCCGTTCAAGGAGGCGCTCTATGCTGGCGAAACCAAGGCCGCTTGA
- a CDS encoding phosphoadenylyl-sulfate reductase, with protein sequence MLAKPRPLDRIVDVDDSIAAKAAGFDALYGHLSPLDIIERAASELFHDEIAAVSSFGADSAVLLHMIAKVDRTLPVIFLDTGKHFEETLGYRDALVADFGLTNIRVIKPEDAALERVDPTGNLHQSNTDACCDVRKVEPLARGVAPFRAWLTGRKRFQAATRAALPVFEAVGPRVRVNPLAHWTTSDQADYMRAHALRKNPLVAYGYLSIGCFPCTQPVQPGEDARSGRWAGHAKTECGIHLSGLEVSLTDASL encoded by the coding sequence ATGCTGGCGAAACCAAGGCCGCTTGACCGCATCGTCGACGTCGACGACAGCATCGCCGCCAAAGCGGCGGGCTTCGACGCGCTGTATGGACATCTGAGCCCGCTCGACATCATCGAACGCGCGGCGAGCGAATTGTTTCATGACGAGATCGCCGCCGTGTCGTCCTTCGGCGCGGATTCCGCCGTCCTGCTGCATATGATCGCCAAGGTCGACCGCACGCTGCCGGTCATCTTCCTGGACACCGGCAAGCATTTCGAAGAGACGCTGGGCTATCGCGATGCGCTGGTCGCCGATTTCGGGCTGACCAACATCAGGGTGATCAAGCCCGAAGACGCGGCGCTCGAGCGGGTCGATCCGACGGGCAATCTGCACCAGAGCAATACCGATGCCTGCTGCGACGTGCGCAAGGTCGAGCCGCTGGCGCGCGGCGTCGCCCCCTTCCGCGCCTGGCTGACCGGCCGGAAGCGCTTCCAGGCGGCGACGCGAGCCGCGCTGCCGGTGTTCGAGGCGGTCGGCCCGCGCGTACGCGTCAATCCGCTGGCGCACTGGACGACATCCGACCAGGCCGACTACATGCGCGCGCATGCGCTGCGCAAAAATCCGCTGGTTGCGTACGGCTATCTGTCGATCGGCTGCTTCCCGTGCACGCAGCCGGTGCAGCCGGGAGAGGATGCGCGCAGCGGCCGCTGGGCCGGTCATGCCAAGACCGAGTGCGGCATCCATCTGTCGGGACTGGAAGTGTCGCTGACCGACGCATCCCTTTAA
- a CDS encoding DUF934 domain-containing protein: protein MTEQTTAETRLWTRTGFREDEWTHAESADALAGNGRFILPLQAFLGLDAEVRRSAKERLGVALLPGDQLEKIVDLLDQLSLVALAFPAFSDGRSFSKGELLRSRYDFEGAVRATGQVLVDQLPHMLRLGFDEFEISNPVLLKRLEEGRTGGLGLYYQPTEASEPKGPKYSWRRVRNS from the coding sequence ATGACTGAACAGACCACAGCGGAGACCCGCCTCTGGACCCGGACGGGTTTTCGCGAAGACGAGTGGACACATGCCGAAAGTGCGGATGCACTGGCGGGCAATGGCCGCTTCATCCTGCCGTTGCAGGCATTTCTCGGCCTCGATGCCGAGGTGCGGCGCTCGGCCAAGGAGCGGCTGGGCGTCGCATTGCTGCCGGGCGACCAGCTGGAAAAGATCGTGGATCTGCTCGACCAGCTGTCGCTGGTGGCGCTGGCCTTTCCGGCCTTCAGCGACGGCCGCTCGTTTTCCAAGGGCGAATTGCTGCGCAGCCGCTACGATTTCGAGGGCGCGGTCCGCGCCACGGGCCAGGTGCTCGTCGACCAGCTGCCGCATATGCTGCGCCTCGGCTTCGACGAGTTCGAGATCTCCAACCCGGTTCTGCTGAAGCGCCTCGAAGAAGGCCGCACAGGCGGGCTGGGCCTTTACTATCAGCCGACCGAAGCGTCGGAGCCGAAGGGGCCGAAATACTCCTGGCGGCGCGTTCGCAACAGCTGA
- a CDS encoding fatty acid desaturase produces the protein MNMISPETAANSKRAWLKILARYKKPDRRRSTLELAITLIPFVTLWALSSAAYSYGHWWGLILILPAAGFLVRIFMIQHDCGHGSFFANRTADDWIGRALGVLTLTPYDCWRRAHATHHASAGNLDERGMGDIRTLTVAEYRQLSWRGRLAYRLYRHPLVMFGLGPIWLFIFEQRLPVGMMRGGLTPWVSSMTTNLGIAVAAALLIWLVGPGAFLIVHLPIVILAGSAGIWLFYVQHQFEETEWAKDEEWEFQRAALHGSSYYDLPPVLNWFTGNIGVHHVHHLSAKVPGYRLQEVLRDYPELRGIGRVTLLDSLRCVKLALWDENRRKLVSFREARALA, from the coding sequence ATGAACATGATTTCCCCCGAGACGGCCGCCAACAGCAAGCGCGCCTGGTTGAAGATCCTGGCGCGCTACAAGAAGCCCGACCGGCGACGCAGCACTCTTGAACTCGCCATCACCCTTATTCCTTTCGTTACGCTGTGGGCGCTGTCTTCGGCAGCCTATTCCTATGGCCACTGGTGGGGCTTGATCCTGATCCTTCCCGCCGCCGGTTTTCTGGTGCGGATCTTCATGATCCAGCACGATTGCGGCCACGGCTCCTTCTTCGCCAACCGCACTGCCGACGACTGGATCGGCCGCGCGCTCGGCGTGCTGACGCTGACCCCTTACGATTGCTGGCGGCGCGCGCACGCCACCCATCACGCCAGCGCCGGCAATCTTGACGAGCGCGGCATGGGCGATATCAGGACGTTGACGGTTGCTGAATACCGGCAGCTGTCTTGGCGGGGACGCCTTGCCTATCGTCTCTACCGCCATCCCCTGGTGATGTTCGGCCTTGGCCCGATCTGGCTGTTCATCTTCGAGCAGAGGCTGCCGGTCGGCATGATGCGCGGCGGCCTGACGCCCTGGGTGTCGTCGATGACCACCAATCTCGGCATCGCGGTCGCGGCAGCGCTGCTTATCTGGCTGGTCGGCCCCGGCGCTTTCCTGATCGTCCATTTGCCGATCGTGATCCTGGCCGGATCGGCCGGAATCTGGCTGTTCTACGTCCAGCACCAGTTCGAGGAGACGGAATGGGCGAAGGACGAAGAGTGGGAATTCCAGCGTGCCGCCCTGCACGGCTCGTCCTATTATGATTTGCCGCCGGTGCTGAACTGGTTCACCGGCAATATCGGCGTCCATCACGTGCACCATCTCTCGGCCAAGGTGCCGGGCTACCGGCTGCAGGAAGTGCTGCGCGACTATCCCGAACTGCGCGGCATCGGCCGCGTCACGCTCCTCGACAGCCTGCGCTGCGTCAAGCTTGCGTTGTGGGACGAGAACCGCCGCAAGCTGGTCTCGTTTCGCGAAGCGCGGGCCTTGGCCTAA
- the grpE gene encoding nucleotide exchange factor GrpE has translation MSDQTKDERAPEDIETAEAERTQGGIDGDYEALVRLLKENEELKDRALRVAAEMENLRRRTARDVHDARAYAVANFARDMLSVSDNLRRALDAIPAEAKAAGDAGFKALIDGVEITERAMLSTLERHGVKKLEPEGEKFDPNFHQAMFEVPNPDVPANTVVQVVQPGYSIGERVLRPAMVGVAKGGPKIAATEAPVEPGPVNEQAEKDA, from the coding sequence ATGAGCGACCAGACAAAAGACGAACGCGCGCCCGAGGATATCGAAACGGCCGAGGCCGAGCGCACGCAAGGCGGCATCGACGGCGACTATGAAGCGCTGGTGCGGCTGCTGAAGGAAAACGAGGAGCTGAAGGACCGCGCGCTGCGGGTCGCGGCCGAGATGGAGAATCTGCGCCGCCGCACCGCCCGCGACGTGCATGATGCGCGCGCCTATGCGGTGGCCAATTTCGCCCGCGACATGCTGTCGGTGTCGGACAATCTGCGCCGCGCACTCGATGCTATCCCCGCCGAGGCGAAAGCGGCCGGAGATGCCGGCTTCAAGGCGCTGATCGACGGCGTCGAGATCACCGAGCGCGCCATGCTGTCGACGCTGGAACGGCATGGGGTGAAGAAGCTCGAACCGGAAGGTGAGAAGTTCGACCCGAATTTCCACCAGGCAATGTTCGAAGTGCCCAATCCCGATGTGCCGGCCAACACAGTCGTCCAGGTCGTGCAGCCGGGCTATTCGATCGGCGAGCGCGTGCTGCGGCCGGCCATGGTCGGGGTCGCCAAGGGCGGCCCCAAGATCGCGGCCACCGAAGCGCCGGTCGAGCCGGGGCCGGTGAACGAGCAGGCCGAGAAGGATGCGTGA